The DNA window CAGACGATCCTCGCCGAACTTGCGACCACCAGGGGTGTCGTGCAGGGCCTTGGCCCCATGCTCGCCGTGGCGTTTGCAGATGTTGAAGACGCCGGTTTTGCTCAAACCGGTGATCTCGGCAATCTCGTCATAGGTGCGGCCGGCTTTGCGCAGGCGCACGACCTGCACTCGCCGCTCGTGCCTGGCCTCGGGGGCCAGTGATCTCATGTCGGTTGCTTGCATGGGATCAAGCTGGGGACATAATCGAATAATTCAAGTCTACAAGGGCCGGATCAATAATGCCCTGCTTTGCTCACGCAAAGGTGTCCAGCAAAACCCCTTTGGTGCGGCCTGTGGCGAACGCGGTACCGTCGCGCTGCACACCCATTTCGATCGATGACACATTGCGGCGCGCCAGATCGGAGCGCTGACCCGCCTGGGAGGCCTGGTTCGTCAACCCGTCGGCACGCGCCTGCTCCTGGTCAGCACTGCGCTGCGCTGCCTGTGCCTGGGCTTCCAGGGCACGTGCGGTTTGCTCTGACTGGCTGGCAGCGCGCCGCGCCGCCTGCAGTTGAAACTGCCCACCCGGCGCTGCGAACCCCAGATTGCTGCTGGCTATCGATAGCATGCTCCCTCCTTATTCCATTTCTAAACCATCCGTGCCGTTGTTGCTTCTCCTTGCCGTGCTACAGCACTGATCGTAGGCTTCGCGCCTAGAGACGAATGATTGAGAAAAAGAAATATTTCGGCCTTCAACCGGGGCCACCTGCCTCTGCGTAGGTTCGTCGCAACTGGGCGTTGAGCAGCGACATCTGTTCGCTGGCCACCCGCCCGTTATCCGACGCCTCAGATGCACCTGCGGCCCGATCTTCCTTGGCCTGAGCGGCCAACTGCTGAGCCCGTGCGCTCAGGGTAACGGTGGTTTCATTGCCGACAGGCTCGGGGGTTTCGGCCTGCAGACTGGCATTGCGCCGATAGGCTGCGGCATTATCTGCCTGGCCTACACCGGGGGTCGCAGCACCCGCATAGCGGCTGGCAGCATCCTGGTTGCGTTGAACAGCTTCCATGGACTGGTCTCCTGTGATCAAGGGTCTAAGGCGATGCTGAACAAGTCACCGCGATGATGCGCGCCGTGCATCGGGATGGGATGCAAGGCGCAAACCGCAGCCATAGCCGCAGCTATGGCGAGGATTTGCAACGCCGCAGACCGCCCGAGGTACGGATGCGCAGCGCGTGAGGGACTTGTTCAGCATTGCCCTAAGCGCCCATCGTCGTGCAACTGCAGCCAAAAGTAAAGCCAAGACCGCAGAAGGCAGCGATAGCGCAATACCGACAAACGCTCTTATTTTGATAGCTAATTGCGCTTTACAGTCAAACGATAGAGCCTATTTTGACAGTGAATTTTTTTAAACAACTCACAGAAAGGCAGCCACACGCGCCGGATCGGTCTGCGCCAGCGTCGCACGTCCCAGCCCCGTGAGGGTCCTGGTCGCAGCCTTGGTTGCAATGTCGATGCCCAGGCCTGCCTGGGCGGGCCAGGGCGCATCAAGGCGCAGGTAGCGGTCGTCGAGCCGGTCTTCCATGACGGCCTGCACATGCTGCTGTTGTACCGAGATCATGGTCAGAATCAGGCGCCCATCGGTCAGCCAGCCCACAGCGCCGGCGTCGGCCTCGACGCTGTCGGCGGGTTGGTAGCCCATGGTGGCAGTACCCACCGACAACATGCGCACCTTGGACGGCTTGGCGCCCATGAAGTGCTCGGCTTCGTGCAGGGCCACCTGGTCGGGCGCCACGGCAAACAGGCCCCCGTCAGCATATAGCTTGGTGCCCACCTTCACACAAGGGAAGAAGGCTGGCGCAGCGCAGGTGGCCAGCGTCACATCCACCACGCTCAGCGATTCGTCGCCCAGCGATCCTTGGGCATGGGGCGTTTTGAACACCTTGGTCACGCTGCGCGAAACGTCGACCGCAGGCACCACCACGGCGTGCAGCGCATCGCCCAGTGTCTTCTTGCCGAAATGGCGGGTCAGTTCCCGGCGCAGGGCTTCCCCGGTGTATTTGGGGCCCAGCACGGACCGCGTAAGGTCAATCAGGCGCGTGACGGCACCGCCGGGCAGGCGGCGCGATGAGAACACGTCCTCTCCGCGCTCGACAAACAGCTTGACGATTTGCGCCATGGGCACCTCGAACGCCAGTGCCATGGCCAGCAGCCCACCGACCGACGTGCCGGCGATCAGGTCAAACCGCCGCCCCAGCGGCTCGCCTACACGTTCTTCCAGTTCGGCAAGCACCACCGCTGCATACAAACCCAGATAACCACCGCCGCTGAGGGCGAGGATGCGAAATTCGGAAGAAGGGTTCTTTGCAGGCATTTCGAAGCAGAGGTTGGAAGAGCGCCCAGTATCTGCAGGTTTACGCGCATTCGCAATGCGGACCGCAGCTTATTGCAGGGTGGGGATTCCACTCTATTTTTCCGCACTTTCAGGTGCGCACGGGATAGGACTGAAGCCAGTCGACCAGGGCATCGGCAGGCATGGGGCGTGCGTAGTGATAACCCTGCGCTTCATGGCACTGGTACAGGTGGAGGATGCTGGCCAGCTCGCCGGTTTCCACCCCTTCGGCAATGACCTTGAGTTTGAGGCTGCGCGCCATGCTGATGATGGCGCGCACGATGGCCGCGTCGTCCGGGTCACTGACGATGTCGCGCACGAAGGACTGGTCGATCTTGAGCTTGTCCACGGCAAAACGCTTGAGGTAAGCCAGGCTGGAATAGCCGGTGCCGAAGTCATCGATAGACAGGCACACGCCCAGCGCTTTGAGGCGGCGCAAGGTTTCGAGCACCTGCTCAGCATCGTCGATCAGCAGGGATTCTGTCAGCTCCAGCTCCAGCCAGGCTGGGTCGAGCCCGGAATCGACCAGCGCCTGCGTCACGGTGCACAACAGGTCGCTGCGGCGAAACTGCACCGCCGAAAGGTTGACCGCCATGGTCATCTCGGGCAAACCCGCCTGCTGCCAGCGCACGGCCTGGGCACAGGCTTCGCGCAACACCCACTCACCAATCGGCACAATCAGCCCGCTCTCCTCGGCGGCGGCAATGAAGCGCCCCGGCAGCAACAACTCCTGCGGGTCACGCTGCCAGCGCAGCAGGGCTTCCACGCCCACCACGCGCCCGCTGGCCAGCTCGATCTGCGGCTGGTAGTGCAGCACGAACTGGTGCTGGTCCAGCGCCCAGTGCAGCGCAGTGCGCAGCTGAAACTGCTCCAGCGCCTGGGCATTCATCTGGGCGGTATAAAAACGGTAGGTATTGCGCCCGGCCGCCTTGGCCTGGTACATGGCGGTATCGGCGCGTTGCAGCAGTGCGTCAAAATCCTGGCCATCGTCGGGCCATACCGCCACGCCCATGGAAACGGTAGCGGCCAGCTCGTGGTTGTCGATGCTGAAGGGTTTGCTCAAGGCATCGATGACCTTGGTGGTCACCCGGCTGACAGCCTCCTGGTCGTGGATGTCAGTGAGGGCTATGAGGAACTCGTCGCCGCCCTGGCGGCTGATCGTGTCAGTTTCGCGCACACACTCACGCAGGCGCTGCGCCACCTGCTGCAGCAGGTGGTCACCCACCGGATGGCCCAGCGTGTCGTTAATGGTTTTGAAGTGGTCCAGATCCACATACAGCAGCGCCACCTTGCACCCGCTGCGTTCAGACCAGGCCATGGCCAAGGCAAACCGGTCGCGGAACAGCACGCGGTTGGGCAAACCGGTGAGGGGATCGTGGTGCGCGAGAAAATCAATGCGCGCCTCGTTCTCCTTGCGCTCGGTGATGTCCTGGATAAAGGCCAGCACCAGCGGCTCGTTGTTGATGTCGATCAGCTCGGCCGACAGGCTCACCAGCCGTATCTCACCCGACTTGCAACGCCATTGCGACTCGAAATCGAGCGCCGTGCCAACGCGCCTGAGTTCATCCAGCCAGGCCTGGCGGGACGCCAGATCGACCCATAAACCAATATCCAGTGTGGACTTCCCGATCAGGTCTGCCCGTGTCCAGCCAAAGTATTTTTCATACTTGTCATTGACTTCAATGAACCGACCGTCCGATATCTGCGCGATCGACGCCGCCAGCGGGCTGGCCCGAAACGCCACCTGGAACCGCTGCTCGGTCTGGCGCAGCAGGGTAATGTCCTGCATGGCCCCCGACAGGGTGATGGGATGGCCCTGAACATTGCATTCCACGTGGCCGGTGGCCAGACCAATGCGCACGCTGCCATCCATGCGCACGAACTGAAACTCTTCCTGGTAATCGGTGCGCTGCTCCAGTGCGCTTTGCAGAGAAGCCTCTATCCGCCTCCGATCCTGGGGAATGATGTGCTGCAAAAAGGCCTCAATGGTCGGCGATTGACTGCCCGGCGCATAACCAAAGCACTTCAGGGTTTCATCGCCCCAGTGCAGTTCACCCGTCGCTATCGACCATTCCCAATGACCCACCCGCGCGAGCTTGGCGGCCTCTTGCATGCGACGGCGACTGTCCTTGGCATCGGTAATGTCATGGAAAAGCTCAAACTTGCTCACCGTGCCGTCGGGATTATGGAAAGGCAGGTCAAACAGGTCAAAGGTGCGCCCCTTGGGCGACGTCCATTCCCATTGCACCGTCTTTCCGGCCAATACCTTGTCATGGTTGCACCAGTCACACTGTGAATTCCGGCCATGGAAATACTCGTAGCACTTGCGGCCTTGCACCGGTCCGAACTCCCGTTCCAGCGCCGGATTGAGATATTCAATATCAAAATTCGCGCTGGTGATGTACACCCCATCGGGCAGCAAGTCCAGAATGCCCATCAGGCGCGTGCGGTCGGCAGCCAATTGCTCGGTCAGCGTCTGCATGCGCTTGATTTCGCTGATGTCGGTCCACGTCAGCACCACGCCATCACCCCGCGCGCCGTCTTCCTTGAAAGGCAGC is part of the Simplicispira sp. 125 genome and encodes:
- a CDS encoding CBASS cGAMP-activated phospholipase, which encodes MPAKNPSSEFRILALSGGGYLGLYAAVVLAELEERVGEPLGRRFDLIAGTSVGGLLAMALAFEVPMAQIVKLFVERGEDVFSSRRLPGGAVTRLIDLTRSVLGPKYTGEALRRELTRHFGKKTLGDALHAVVVPAVDVSRSVTKVFKTPHAQGSLGDESLSVVDVTLATCAAPAFFPCVKVGTKLYADGGLFAVAPDQVALHEAEHFMGAKPSKVRMLSVGTATMGYQPADSVEADAGAVGWLTDGRLILTMISVQQQHVQAVMEDRLDDRYLRLDAPWPAQAGLGIDIATKAATRTLTGLGRATLAQTDPARVAAFL
- a CDS encoding EAL domain-containing protein, yielding MDPSVHVPEDVSQWNEGAVEPLAELPAIVDLLRRRCAIDFSGYKTSTVTRRIHHRIAQCELDGAQAYVQRLDADEAERQALCRDLMINVTEFFRDPEVFAQLFDEVLPDLLRGRDASDELRIWSAGCASGEEAYSLAMLALDAAGRMGFHGNVKVFATDLAGDVLAEASRGSYGDAAVAAVPEGLLRRYFLRESEERVRVDATLRRHVVFARHNLLSDPPFTRIDLAVCRNLLIYLKPVAQIKALSQLHFALKPHGVLLLGASETVGAFESQAFSAMHRSHKLFRKQPVVLARSIDAPTLGAKAIPVQPEMDLPDVTGQPPEVLEAELLATRERLQEMVLELQASHERLDLGNEELTASNEELQSTNEELKSVNEDLYVLNRELEGKNEELGTLNRDYDHLLDSTEIGIVFLDAQLHLRRFSPAVGEFLALRASDLGRPVRDIHYRIGSQQDFLAELQRCARTGDRIEHEIALGGGRWVYQRMLPFKEDGARGDGVVLTWTDISEIKRMQTLTEQLAADRTRLMGILDLLPDGVYITSANFDIEYLNPALEREFGPVQGRKCYEYFHGRNSQCDWCNHDKVLAGKTVQWEWTSPKGRTFDLFDLPFHNPDGTVSKFELFHDITDAKDSRRRMQEAAKLARVGHWEWSIATGELHWGDETLKCFGYAPGSQSPTIEAFLQHIIPQDRRRIEASLQSALEQRTDYQEEFQFVRMDGSVRIGLATGHVECNVQGHPITLSGAMQDITLLRQTEQRFQVAFRASPLAASIAQISDGRFIEVNDKYEKYFGWTRADLIGKSTLDIGLWVDLASRQAWLDELRRVGTALDFESQWRCKSGEIRLVSLSAELIDINNEPLVLAFIQDITERKENEARIDFLAHHDPLTGLPNRVLFRDRFALAMAWSERSGCKVALLYVDLDHFKTINDTLGHPVGDHLLQQVAQRLRECVRETDTISRQGGDEFLIALTDIHDQEAVSRVTTKVIDALSKPFSIDNHELAATVSMGVAVWPDDGQDFDALLQRADTAMYQAKAAGRNTYRFYTAQMNAQALEQFQLRTALHWALDQHQFVLHYQPQIELASGRVVGVEALLRWQRDPQELLLPGRFIAAAEESGLIVPIGEWVLREACAQAVRWQQAGLPEMTMAVNLSAVQFRRSDLLCTVTQALVDSGLDPAWLELELTESLLIDDAEQVLETLRRLKALGVCLSIDDFGTGYSSLAYLKRFAVDKLKIDQSFVRDIVSDPDDAAIVRAIISMARSLKLKVIAEGVETGELASILHLYQCHEAQGYHYARPMPADALVDWLQSYPVRT